ACAGGATGAATGTTGCCATTGAAACCGCTGATGCGTTGGCCTATCTCCACAATTCAGATATTATTCACCGTGATGTGAAGACTAATAACATACTCCTTGATCATAACTTCTGTGTCAAAGTTGCAGATTTTGGACTTTCCAGGCTGTTCCCAAATGATGTCAGTCATATCTCAACTGCTCCACAGGGGACTCCTGGGTACGTGGATCCAGAGTATCATCAATGCTACCAGCTTACCGATAAAAGTGATGTTTATAGCTTTGGTGTCGTCCTCATTGAGCTCATATCATCAATGCCAGCAGTCGACATAAGCAGGCACAGGCATGAGATCAATCTAGCTAACTTGGCAATAAACAGGATTCAGAAATGTGCGTTTGATGAGTTGATTGATCCATCTCTTGAATACAAATCAGATACCGAGGTTTGGAGGATGACAACTTCAGTAGCAGAGTTAGCTTTCAGGTGTTTGCAGCTTGAGAAGGACATGAGGCCGAAAATGGAGGAGGTCGTGGAGACCTTGAAGGAGATAAAGAATTGCAAAGATACTTCAATTGATAAGACAGATGAGACTGATGAAAAGGCTGTTGAGTCTAGAAAAGCAACAGTCGCTTCGCCAGAATCAGAAGACATTGTATTGTTGAAGAATGTAAAATGTCCATCTTCGCCGAATTCCGTGGCTGATGTATGGGCTAGTAGCTCCTCTACTACTAGTGCTAGTAGATGAGATCCTTGCTCACTTTTCCTAGAACTTAAGTACACATCAATACACCCATTTTCTGTGCTGCAAATGAGCGAAtcataacacacacacacactctctctctctctctcggcatTTTGTATTTGATCCGCCGTCCCTTCTTTTCCAAACATGTATGAGAAAGTGAAAGAGCTATAAGTGCATACCAATGTACATAAAGAAATGCAGCTGTCTTTTGAACTTTGATTTCATCTCAtggaattttctgaaataaatgaTCTCTTGGGGAATTTGAGAAGGGAGAAATCAAGCTTTCTATGCAAATTGCGCCATAACAATGCTTAGGTCTTGGTAGCCCCATGTGGGATTTAGGCAGTCTTTGCTTCAAGCTTTTACTAGAGTGAGAACGAATATTGAGGATGATATACAGTTTCTCAATTtcatagcttttttttttttttttcaatccaaTTTCATAGCTCTTACTTATCCTAGGAATACTACTAATCACAAGGCAAACATGCGCAACAGCCAAGGCGCTGTAACATGTTCATcctatgaaagacgaacaaaaCTCTTTTAGCTGCTCAAGTCAAGCCTAATGGCAAGTTCGCGGCTGCCTGTTGAGAGATGCAATAGCGGCTAAAATTCCTCTAAATTCAATGGAGATAATATCATTGTGGTTTTTTAAGCTTTCGGGTATAGAGAGGCACCTAGCCACAACCCATTTACTATAGGAAAAATCAGTGGCCATGATTAATACAAATCCCAACGACACATTGAAATTCCTGAATCCGAAAATGCAATGGTGTACTGAAAACTCTAAAGCTGGGGTTCAAGCTGGCAATGGACACAACCAGCAGTTGTAGCTTGAGTAGAAAACGGAGGTCAGGCGTAAAATGCGTGAACCATTGGAGACATTGAAAGAGATAGAATGGCAGAGACATGTTGCAGAATTAAAAGAAACAGATGTTACAGAGTGCAAGACTCTTGAATCTTCTGCAACTGCAAATTAGTTAAAatcttctttcctttgcctTGGAGGCAGTTTGGGTAGGTCTAGTTTTTCCATCGTACCACCAGGAAACGAAGCTTCAATACTCTTGCATATCTCTTCCTGTCTATGTTTTTGGGGACGAGGAGTAGGCAAAAGGTTTAAGATGGAGGGGGCATTGGCACAGAAACAAACATCAACATCATGAATAACATTGTCCAAGCTTATAGTAAAATGAATCTACCGCAGgaacaagaaaaaataaatccattttttttCGTATTGGAACTTGGAATCCTccaacaaaaaggaaaatttacaCGAAAGAAGACGAAGCCACCAAacaaatacaacaaacaagcTCTTGCGGTAACTAGCTGAGAAGTACAAAAACGAGATCACTTCTCGTAGTGATCTCCCTATAAATAACAACAAAAACCCACTTAATTTTGTGGAACCTCGGTTTTAAAGAGGTTATAATCACTGTCTAGTTGTTAGCTTGTCAGGAGTTGCCAAAGGAATAAAAGTTCTTTGGTTAGATGTATTTTGAGATTGATCTGAAACACTGCTCTTAGCTTCATTTCCTGCAGTACTATTCTGGGAATCAATATTGCTATCAGGTTTAGGTTGTGCTTTTGAACGCCTCTCTGCTGGAGGAATAGCACTCTGCAAAAATCTATGTATCATTTCATAAGATGTAAAAGTAATAACCGCAGATGGAGTTGTTCTCAAAAGATTAGTTGCACAGCCACGGTAAAACCCAGGAAGACCCTCTCTAAGGAAAATCTTCTTAATGCAATCTATAACACCTGCATAATGGATCTCAGGGTTCCTTAGTCGGCCTTGCTCTTGCAGCCTGGAACGCACAACCTGGTGTACACAACAATCAGACATTCTGATGGGTATCAACAATGAGATTGTAGCCAAGTGAGAAAAAGGCATTTTTGCTGCAAAGTGATTTGTGATGTATTTACAAAAACACCAAGTCCTACCTCATGTGGGTAAGTCATTAAAGAGGCAACAACTTTAGACATTGAAGAGGCAATTGCAACCTCCCCAGGTCTCAGCTCATTGATTTTTTTGCTATCTGAAAAGCCAAAACCAATATGACCACAGAGAATTAGACATTACGTGAGAAACAAATTCTTAATccaaaaaatcatttaaaagagTTAAAAGATCTCACTCCTTTTTGCCAAGTAGGCCTTCAAATGTTCATATGCCGGAAATTGGATTGCCACGTGACTTATCCCAGCTAAAGATGGAAGAAGGCCACTGTATCCACCAGAGAAAAAGGAATTGGAAAACAGAATGATTCTTGAGTGGAGATATATGCTATGCATCCAATAATTGTCAAAAGACAATTTGTCTAATGCATAATTCACTCGAGCACGTAGGATAATGATTAAACAGTCCAATGGAGTCTCAGAAGTTCTTTGCACTAAGTAAAGAACTTGGTGGAATTAATGGAGCAAGATTTGTTCATTTGGATTTGAGTAGATCAAGTTGCACTGACCTGTACCATCCTCGAATTCCTTCTTCATGTGCTATTCGTCTCAAAGCAGATAATATGCCATGGTAAGGAACCACACCCTGCCTCATTCTCTGTGtctacaaaaagaaaagaaaaggtttcAAGATTAGAAATGTACAGAAAAGAAACCTAGACTAAGGAAAACTGTTCAATAAGAATAAAGGTATCTCAGGTAATGCCAAAATAATAACGAAAATATCCCTCAGTGAACAGATAAAAGGCTACTAACTGTTAGACACATGGCCATGACCTATAGGTTCGATAATAATTTCAGGCTTGAATAAACTGTCCCTTTGTCATAATGATGGCCAGCATGAAGAAATCTTGAACTTGAATATGTATGTATTCAGAATACAGGGAAACAAGCATTACATTTAAACAttgtgcaagtaacaagttgtCCAGGCCACGACCAGTTAAACATCCCGTAGGTAACTTGACATAACAAAGTTGCGGGCCCGACTTAAATCTGGTAAGTGAATGAAATGCTCCAATCATCTTCATGAGAATTACACTCTTTTAGGGATCACAGAAGGCTCAGCTAATTGGATTTCACAATGCGTACACACTCTTTTGTTTGCACTTTCAAAAATACTACACTGCAAACGGAAATAAATTGCAGAATTTGTTCCATGCTGACCTTTTGTAATCCATCAGCTCTCTTAACAAATACACTTATCAAGAGGAATAGCTAAACAAATTTATGCATCTTAAATATTGGCTAGATACCTTGAAGTAGGACAGGAATGTAGCTTTCATGCTACATCAAATTGCTCAAAAAGAAATGCCTCGGTTTGATATATGAATAGAGAATCTTTCAAAAGAATCTAACCAGCAAAGTTGAATTTCTACATTATGACTGAGCATAAACAACATCAACATACCTGGAGTCGGGTCTTAACAACCCACAAGGGATTTGCTGCAACAGCTGTTGCAGCCCCAGCACCAGAAGCAGCAATCACATTTGCAGCAATTGTTGACTGACCACTGCTATCCACTGCATGTCCACCATAGGACATTGTAAGAATGTAATTCCTAGTGAGTAGCAAAGATTTAATGGTCTGATAACCACTATGCATCAAGGCAGGCAAAAATCTATAAAGTTATAAACATCTATACAAAACTCCAAGCATGAGAGAGCAAAGCGGTAACATAGAAGAACTAACCATGTGAATGCAACAGGCTTTTGAGATGTCCGTAAACAGAGAAGTATACCTGCACATTCACATGAGCTTGTGTCATTAGAGGACATATGAAGGAAAAGGACAGCAATATGTTCTAATGCCAATTAAAATGAGCAGAAGATACCTGCATACttttgataagaaaagaaattacttCCCACTTGCTATTAGGTGGAAAAACTATGATGCAGAAAGGATAGATGCTACTTTAGCCTATAATTATGCCTAAAGCATTCAGAAAATTGTGTTTAAGAATTAGGGTGTGAGCATATATTCTGGTTACAATCTATAGTGTTTTGTCTTTATCAGATAATAGTCACATGGGTCTGAAATTAAGTAATCTTACCTACTAAGAAAGGAACAAAAGTTGGATATATAGACGTAGAAGCATAAATTTTGCTGGGGGCacgaaaagaagaaaaggatttttttttctcgcCCTCCCGCAGGGGGGTAGGGGTAGTGGCGGGGGTGTTAGCAGCAAATAGCCACACAGTCCAACAAAACCATATTTTGGCTGATTCTATCACATATAGAAGTTTCATAGAGTGTATCTGACCAATATCCCAAGACTCAAATATTTAGAGCAACCAATATATGCAACCCACAAGGGAAATGACAGACCAATCTGACTATATTCTCATATTCCATATTGCATAAAAGTTTCAGATGTTATAATTGAAAATACTCAATAAAATGATACTCACTGCCCAATTTGGAAGTAATGCGGCTAATGTGGGTGAAAGGCCCCGATACAATCCCCGGAAACCTTCATTTCGTACTATATTTTGTAGGCTTGTAATAATGACACTGCCTGAAAGTTGCCAAAAGATAAAAAGCATAAATTGCATAGCAAAATATTTATTTTgcccaaaaatgaagaaaaagaataagaaggaaaagaaattatacaGAAATCATCTAAATTGGAGGTGCTACTCCTATTAGAGGCACTTAAGATTACTAATAGGAGGCATTTAAGATTACTAATCTTGGGAACCTGTATGCAGATAGTTCGCTGAAACCAATTATGGCTACGAGATTTATATTGTGCAAGTCGAGCTAATTATGCTAGACTGACATCACTAGTCACACTCATCTAAACAGCTCATACGCTGCGAATAAGAATCATGCACAAGTTGTCTAACCTTAGAAATGCTACTAATATAGCTACTACACTTACTTAAAGTTCTTGCTTTCTTCTGATCACAATAATCATAGGAACACTGGAATTGTACCAGATCCAGAATATTTCCCAATTGTTTTTAGTAGTTCAGTAATCAAATGCTTTTTTCAGCGTTTTATAGGCCAAAAAAGGACTTTAGTCCACCAAGAATCACTCAACGCAGAACATGAGCAGCTTGTAGGCGGAATATATGATAAAACCATCTTAACTAATATTTACTTTAAAAGATGTGCTTTAGTGCCACATTCGCACGCTTGGTTGCAAATAACAAGTTTAGTAGGCACCCAATGAGCTCAAATACAGAAAAATGTAACAAAGAATCCACATTTAAAATATATGCAGATTAACATTGCAACGAAATCCAGCGATGATCCATGTCCACAAGCCTATTTGTTCTGGCCAAAAATTCCCATTTTCAAGACATTGCTTGTTTAACTTTGCATAGAGATAAGCATGATAGATCACccgaaaaaataacaaaataagaaACGGAAATGTTTAAATCATTCAATAATCAAAAGTACAATACACACCTCTATGACCAGAACGAGCCATTTCAGgcaatccataaacttgcaatcTTGTTTTAATTACATCCAATGGACATACAAATGTGGCAGCTATTGCACCTATAACACAATAACAGAACAATTTTTCTGatcaaattaaataatttacaCAGGGAAAAGAATCCCAATTCAACTACATTTCAGCTCAAACCAAACAAAATAGTAAAAATTAGGAATGTGAAATAAAGGCGAGGCAAAATTGAGCTGAGTGGTTACCTGCAGCGGCACCGGCGCCGGCGTCCCATATGATCTCTCTATAGCTCCGACAGTAGCCGCCGCCGCCGGCGGCGCTGGACATCCTGATCGATGCCTTTTTAAAAATCTAAACTTTCTAATTTGATCCCAATTTTTATAGAATTACATAAGTTACAGGCAAAATTATTGATACTACTACAGAGTATATCTATTTATACTCATATACTGCTATTTttaatcatatatatattttttattttttaaattgggAAAGGGGGCTGTTGCGTTGATCTGAAGTCCTTAGGACGTGTTTGACACTCGGGATAAAAAGGTAGAACgaagaaaagaatgaaagaatGAAGAAGAATTGTGCTTTTGGAGCAGCCCTACACAAAGTTAGGCTGACCGTGTCGAGTCGGGCACGCCTTTCGATAAAGGACAGAAATAAAAAGGGAgagaattttcttgaaaaattagataaagcaggatttttttttttttttttgcccttttggtTCATTTACTAATTTTATCAAGATTATGCTTATCGAAAATTTTTATCCATTCTATATCATTTTTGCAAGAAACTTCCGTTAGCCTATGACagttggtgtattttgtttttGGATGTACGTGGGGGAATTATTCGAATTTTTTCTAGAATAATATTACAGTGCTTTttgtgatataatatatataagataaaaatatttttttttttacaaataatagactatcaaattttttttgggagggAAGTAGGAAAATTTGGAACAACACTGAAAAAAAAGGCTATGCTAAGTAGTGAAGTTTATATAAATAATTAGTTTCAATACTAGTCTATTAATTCAAAAAAGGATAGGGATGGCACTCGAAAGCTGGCTATGCTTTACAAAAAAGACACTAAATACAAAGTAAATCAAAGAATTATTTCAGTAAATTCATTAACCTTTTGCTGTTTAGCATCTGTGGAaaacatgtttaaggaaataaaatatttttgtgaatcaATTTAATTTATCTAGTTCCCTATTTTTCTACTCCATGCATATACCatatgccctttttttttttttggggaaagcAAAATACCACGTTGCCTTATTAACTTTGAATTGCTGACTTGACTAATAGGAAGTGACTTTGGAAAAGTTTACAGTCTACTCCATGAAAAAAATACCATATGCCTTATTAGCAACTACTGAATTGCTGGCTTGACTAATAACAGAAAAAAAGTTCATTGACATGGACTGAGGACCAAATAGTTGAAGATTGAACATAAGAAAGAATTCTCCATATCTTCATCTTGAACTCGTCAGATTCTTTTCCGGTTCAGTTTGGAACTCTTCCGAAGACCCCAAAAAGTACGTAAATAATAACTATCAGTTCATCCCAATAATTTTAAAGAACGTCAAGAAACGAAAGGAGTACTAAAAATCGGCAAAATAATACAAACACGACAAGATTTCTaagtagaaaaaaaattcaaacaccTTCATAATAATACCATATATTTACCTTCCATCTTTTTATTTAGTGCAACCGGAAGAACTCGAATTCGAGATTTCTTGCTTACACTCCCTTCCCctcgtaccacccaacccaacccccCCCTTCATAATAATACCATAAATGTGGAGCTTGTTAATTTTTCAATTACTCTAAGTTAAGAGGTAGAACCTCTCTAC
The nucleotide sequence above comes from Coffea arabica cultivar ET-39 unplaced genomic scaffold, Coffea Arabica ET-39 HiFi ptg000200l, whole genome shotgun sequence. Encoded proteins:
- the LOC140032835 gene encoding nicotinamide adenine dinucleotide transporter 1, chloroplastic-like isoform X2, which translates into the protein MSSAAGGGGYCRSYREIIWDAGAGAAAGSVIITSLQNIVRNEGFRGLYRGLSPTLAALLPNWAVYFSVYGHLKSLLHSHVDSSGQSTIAANVIAASGAGAATAVAANPLWVVKTRLQTQRMRQGVVPYHGILSALRRIAHEEGIRGWYSGLLPSLAGISHVAIQFPAYEHLKAYLAKRNSKKINELRPGEVAIASSMSKVVASLMTYPHEVVRSRLQEQGRLRNPEIHYAGVIDCIKKIFLREGLPGFYRGCATNLLRTTPSAVITFTSYEMIHRFLQSAIPPAERRSKAQPKPDSNIDSQNSTAGNEAKSSVSDQSQNTSNQRTFIPLATPDKLTTRQ
- the LOC140032835 gene encoding nicotinamide adenine dinucleotide transporter 1, chloroplastic-like isoform X1 yields the protein MSSAAGGGGYCRSYREIIWDAGAGAAAGAIAATFVCPLDVIKTRLQVYGLPEMARSGHRGSVIITSLQNIVRNEGFRGLYRGLSPTLAALLPNWAVYFSVYGHLKSLLHSHVDSSGQSTIAANVIAASGAGAATAVAANPLWVVKTRLQTQRMRQGVVPYHGILSALRRIAHEEGIRGWYSGLLPSLAGISHVAIQFPAYEHLKAYLAKRNSKKINELRPGEVAIASSMSKVVASLMTYPHEVVRSRLQEQGRLRNPEIHYAGVIDCIKKIFLREGLPGFYRGCATNLLRTTPSAVITFTSYEMIHRFLQSAIPPAERRSKAQPKPDSNIDSQNSTAGNEAKSSVSDQSQNTSNQRTFIPLATPDKLTTRQ